The Sesamum indicum cultivar Zhongzhi No. 13 linkage group LG2, S_indicum_v1.0, whole genome shotgun sequence genome contains a region encoding:
- the LOC105156321 gene encoding kirola-like → MGLLGKLTAQVEIKSDGDLFHQVFRHTPHHISGMSPDLVHGCGLHEGDWGTVGSIICWSYTDDGKQKIAKEIVEAIDEENKSIILKVIEGDLLEHYKSFVIRIHVDTKGEINLVTWVLEYEKLHEDIEDPIVFIAYLIKVTKNIETHHLKT, encoded by the exons ATGGGTTTATTAGGCAAATTAACTGCACAAGTTGAGATAAAATCAGATGGAGACTTGTTTCATCAAGTGTTCAGGCACACTCCGCACCATATATCAGGCATGAGCCCCGATCTGGTGCATGGTTGTGGTCTTCATGAAGGAGATTGGGGAACTGTAGGATCTATTATTTGTTGGAGTTACACTGATG ATGGGAAACAGAAGATCGCAAAGGAGATAGTTGAAGCCATCGACGAGgaaaataagtcaataatattGAAAGTGATCGAAGGAGATCTGCTCGAACACTATAAGAGCTTTGTCATCAGAATTCATGTGGACACAAAGGGCGAAATTAATTTGGTGACCTGGGTTCTAGAGTACGAGAAACTGCACGAGGATATTGAAGATCCAATCGTGTTTATCGCTTATCTCATTAAggtcacaaaaaatattgagactCATCATCTTAAGACTTAA